ACTCACTCAAATGTCGCTCAAGTTAAAATCTAACGTGACAAGAGGCAtttaaaacttttgaaaaattcTCAAACAGTAACTTTCCACTGTGTTTCTCAGTTTTGAATATTAGTGCCGctatggaaaaataaataaataaataaataaaaagttttgaaAAGTTTTAAGACTTTATGTAAAATCTTACCTGGAGAGAAGTAAAGAGAGGAGAGCCCTGTAGGGACTTACTCCGTCACCTCTGAAGGATCAGTCACCAAATCCAAGTAAGCGACTATGGAGAAACTGAGGCACACTTGTCAAACTTTCCCTGCTTATAAGAGACTCAGAGGGAAGAAAGTGGAAAGCAGACGCACAAAGTTGGGCAAAGTCACATGACTAGCTACGTCACAAGAAAAAGTTTTTTGGGTCCTCCTCATGCACTCTTTCGCTTGATGAGCTTCTTCAACTCAGACGAACAAATGCTCCTCTCGAAAACTTGTTGAAAATGTAACAATGATTGACAATCATAAAATAAAACGAGTAAAATATAATAGAATAGGCTATAATGTAATTTCAAACGTTTTGTACATAAGTAATCTGTAATGCAGTAGGCTGTGAGGAAGTTTTTATGATTATCTGAAAAGAATAATCCCTAAAATGGAACGTTTGTTATCTTGAGGtaaagaatatgaatataaaactacactttttgaaCTACCATTTTCAttcaaatatatttcatatatactAAATATTAAAAGTTATTTGAGTGTGTATGTTAAATATCTCAAAAtcgtgtgcgcgcgtgtgtgcgtACGTGCCTATTTACagatagattttttaaaataataattgaataactCTCTTCTTTATAAGAAAACTGATACAAATCCATCTTCATCTTCGTATTTATCTCACAATGTTAATTCTCAGTGCACAAAAATACAAGTTTGGTTAGGCTAAACATCTTTCGTGTTGCacgaaaataaaattaaaaaggatATAAAAACTACAGTAATAGAAGAAAAAACACTGGCCTTGTAGTGACAGAAGGTAGGGGTTAGTGAGTGCAACTCAAGAAGATTACAGCGCCATCTAGTGTTCAGTTAGCAAAATTTCCAATcaacatttctttttctttttttctatagGTTGTGCTGATTATATTACTTATGTGCATTTCTCTTGTTACCACAGTGACTTTTTGCCTTATGGCTCAGGTTTGGCTCCATCAACGCTGGCTTTGCTATGACCCCACTTGTTCTGAAAGGCCATGTTTAACTCATTGTGTCTCATTCCATTAACAGAATCAAGTTCTACTGAATATGGAGAAGGATAATGGGAATCGCCGGCATACATTACATTCCTATGTTTCTTATTTCTCCCACTAATACATTTACAAAGCAAATAGAATATTTCTAGAACATTCAACGCCAGAGACACACATGCCACCACCAACATAAAGATAATGAAGATGGTTTTCTCTGTGGGTCTAGACACAAAACACTCAGTCTCCATTGTACAGGGCAACAGCTTCTTAGGACAGGTGAACTGGCGCTCCATGATAAATCCAAACAGATAATACTGTCCAACGATGAAAGCCACCTCTAAAATGAGTTTAATGAACAGCTGGGTCAAGTAGCTACCAAGCATGGTCCCTTTGATTACAACCTTCCCTTTTTCGTTTGTGTATTTTGGCGACTTAGACATTGGGTTGGTTTTCTGCTCCTCTCTCAGTTTGTTCTCTTGGTGGATGATGTGCACCACGTGGCCCAGATACACCAAAGTTGGAGTGGAAATGAAGATGATCTGCATGACCCAGAAGCGAATATGTGAGATGGGGAACTTCCAGTCATAGCACACGTTTTCACAACCAGGCGTGTTGGTGTTGCACACTAAGTTGGATCGCTCGTCACCCCACACGTTTTCCGCTCCTGCTCCCAGGACCAGGATCCTGAAGATGAAGAGGACGCTCATCCATATCTTGCCGATGACGGTGGAGTGGGATTGTACTTTGTCCAGTAAAGCTGACAGGAATCCCCAGTCTCCCATAATTAGTTGCTTAGTTGCTCAGTTGCTCAGGGCTTCCCTGGAGGATAATCAGGTAGTTTAGAATTATCCATAACTGGTTGGTGATCAAAACAATTTTGAGGGCAATAGAGTGAATTCAAGTAGGCCTTTTCCCCCCACTTTTTATAAAGCCActttacacttaaaaataaaggtgctttaaaaggttcttcacagcgatgccatagaagaaccatttttggttccacaaagaaccattcagtcaaaggttgcttgaagaaccatctctttcctacctttttagaatctgaagaaccttttttccacaaagaaccttttgtgaaacagaaaggttcttcagatgttaatggaaccatttaggcaaaaaggttcttctatggcaccatgaagcacctttatttttaagagtgtatgagcAAACCAAAAGATACAAAAGAATATAGAAATTgtcactgcaggcaaaaacagttttttcatgcatctgtcaagtttgagattttgggctttttggtgtttcataaagtgtttttttttttcagactaaaggtgcggtcacactgcacttttcgttccattgacttccattcatacgcatgcgaatgctttagaccggaaacgcaagcccatgcgaaatattttcgcatttcgctgcgtctgaaagttcaaacttggtgaactctgaccaacgaatttgtatcacatgactctgtgggaccaacaggagatcgatacgtcacagcatgacctctagctgaatgaaaagaacattaaatttaaacatttaaaactgcaacactgcggtaaagtgtagtagattgtgtgtttttacatttaaaatgtattattagtgtcatgtgctgaatttaacttttaaaaagacgcagccgagcatgacgtcatatcacgaccgttgcagcagcatccgaaggaatttcgcatgctcaaagtctagtgtgaccgcaccttaatggaaagaaaacacccaaaagacactgttaagtgtttcttttatagcactttatctatttgtgtcaatagatttcaattacattacatatttttaaaggctgttttctcaaaatgagttttttctcctacagtgagccataaatcttcacttcagtagcacttacacacaccaaactttacattttattcctgtctatatcctaaataccctggaaatccagaggtctggcgagagcacaatttgaattgtctccgcaagacactctggcatcgagcaatgatgcacgttactgcattacgtaagcagttctgggaaccaatcaaatcggtgtatctgatgtaggcgggccagaggcgagctaagctgatgacgacagcgctgcgacgtccggaatcatttagtaaacattgaaagatggctacagatgaacaccaggctttggccgctacaatgaacgagttagacttggcttttcatataaaagaggaacagaaaaccgcgctcgaatcgttcagttagctccgctggtagctacgCATATGGGGcacaccgtgtattgttgtgattggtcgtggcgttatccaattgcgtgcagtgagagtttcaaatgcatgcttggtgccaccCCTcaagttaggcccttttcattgctcaatgccagacccttaatcttaatagattagggtctggattttttccaggctatatcctaaaggtttttacagagagatttgttcatatataatttgcttgattttatacaacattttattcccctaaaaaaggtaaaaaaaaaaaaaattaaataaaaataaataatgcttcatttgcatatttaaacctaacattttagaaaacttgtaatacaaaaaaatgtttgcatttatcaatgtaatcaatcaacttggtagtaaggtgataactattagttattttttttttcctattcacctgcagtgtctcgccttaaggccACCATAAATGTTACAGCACAAAACAACAATACAGATGGCATACAACAATACAAAATGACAATAACAGCTGCAGTGATTGAGATATTCTCATAGACTACTTTACACTGATCATTTTGCTGATGTTTTCACTTCCCAAAAAGGGAAGTTTATTTAAAAAGCTTGCTCAATGTCTTATCCGTTATAGACATTTTATACTCACCAAATAATATTATGGAGAAAAAACAGTGTGCCTTGTAATACAGCTCTGAGTATTTGTTGCCACCCTATAAAACATGAAATCA
The window above is part of the Garra rufa chromosome 13, GarRuf1.0, whole genome shotgun sequence genome. Proteins encoded here:
- the gja13.2 gene encoding gap junction Cx32.2 protein, giving the protein MGDWGFLSALLDKVQSHSTVIGKIWMSVLFIFRILVLGAGAENVWGDERSNLVCNTNTPGCENVCYDWKFPISHIRFWVMQIIFISTPTLVYLGHVVHIIHQENKLREEQKTNPMSKSPKYTNEKGKVVIKGTMLGSYLTQLFIKLILEVAFIVGQYYLFGFIMERQFTCPKKLLPCTMETECFVSRPTEKTIFIIFMLVVACVSLALNVLEIFYLLCKCISGRNKKHRNVMYAGDSHYPSPYSVELDSVNGMRHNELNMAFQNKWGHSKASVDGAKPEP